GCGCGGCGCCGTCGGGCAGCGGCGTCCGGTTCGCCCCGTGCCCGGCGAAGTCCGGCAGCGCGACGACGAATCCCGACCGGGCCAGCGTCGTGCCCCAGTCGGCCATCAGCCGACGGCTCCCGGCGTACCCGTGCGCCACGACCACCGCCGGAGCCTTCCCGGCGCTCAGATCGGCGGGACGCACCAGGTCGACCGGCACGCCGTCGACGACGGTCGTCGTGCGGACCACGCCCGAATCCACCCGAGCCGGCCCGAGCCCCGCTCCGAGCAGCAGCACCACCACGACGACGTACGACCACCGCAGCAGCCCCGATCCTGCGCCCCGCCACGAAGACCTGGTCATTCCGAGATCGTCCCACGCCACCGCGCCCGCGCGAACACCGAAGATCATCGGATGGCCGGGGAACGGATCAGCTCGACGTGCGCGCGGTCCGGCCGGTGGGCGCAGTCGGCCCGGATCGGATGGGGCGTGCGCTCCCGCGACGGCGTCTCGTGCGCGGCGGCGACGGACTCGACGGCGGCGCGCGACCTCCAGGAGACGCCGCCCCGCGATCAGCCCCGCCGGGGGCGCAGGACGGTGCGGGCGAGGGCGTCGAGGGCGTAGCCGAGCACGCCGATCACCAGGATCACCGCCATCACCTGGTCGTAGGCGAGCTGATCGCGGGAGTTCAGGATCTGGTAGCCCAGCCCGGAATCCACGCCCAGCATCTCCGCGGGCACCAGCACGACCCACGCGATGCCCAGCGCCAGCCGCAGCCCGGTCAGCACGTGGCCGCGCGCGGTCGGCAGCACCACGCTGGTGAGCACTTCGAACCGGCTCGCGCCGAGCGAGCGCGCCACCTGGAGGTGGCCGGGGGACACGGCGTGCACGCCCGCCGCCGTGTTGAGCACGATCGGCCACACGGCCGCCGCCGCGACCAGGAACGTCACCGGCCGGTGGCCGATGCCGAACACGGCCACCGCGATCGGCGCCCAGGACAGCGGCGAGATCATCCGCAGGAACTGGAACACCGGGCGGGTGGCGCGTTCCACCACGTCCAGCGACCCCACCAGCAGCCCCACCGGGATGCCGATGACGGCGGCGATGAGCATGCCCAGCAGCAGCCGCCACAGGCTCGCCGCCACGTCCGGCAGCAGCACGCCCCGCGCCAGCAGCTCGCCCACGGCGGGCACCGCGTGCTGCGGGGCGAACGAGGACAGCAACCGGTCGCCGGTGAGCACGTCGGTCACCAGCCACCACAGCGCGACGGCGACCAGGACCGCGACCAGCGGCGGGCCGGCGCGGTGCAGCAGCCGCCCGTCGGTCGAGGACTGCGGGGCGGTCTCCTCGGCTCCGCGCGGGGAGGTCGCGGTCATGCGGGGTTCACCTCTTCGCGGCGGAGTAGGGAGTCGGGCAGGCCGAACGCGCCGGGACCGCCGAAGCGGTCCAGGCTGCTGCGCACGAACCGGTCGTCGACGAGCTGCCCGTGCACCTCCTCGGGGCGGAGGCCGGTGAGGAACCCGGTGTCGCCGTCGACGACCGTGTCCCGCATGGACGCGACGAGCTCGGCGGTGAAACCGGGGAACGGGAACGGCTGGAACCCGATGCGCTGACCGGCCCAGCCCGGGTGGCGCAGCGCGCCGCGCTCGACGTAGTCGGTGGGCGGGTAGTTCAACGCCTTCGTCACCGCCTTCAGCGGCTGCGGCAGGTACTTGCCGCCGGTGAGCGCCTTCGCCCCGGCCTGCCGGTCCCGCGCGAGCCCCAGTTGCGACAGCGCCAGCGCGTCGACCAACCCCTGCACCCGATCCGGGGCGGCGCGCACGAAGTCCTCGTGGGCGAGCACCACGCAGCAGGCGTGATCGCGCCACACGTCGCCGACGAAGCGCAGGATGCGCCCGACGCCCTTGATCTCCGCGATCGCGTTGAACGGGTCGGCGACGATGAAGCCGCCGACGGAACCGTTGTCCAGCGCGGGAACCATGTCCGACGGGCTCATCACCACCAGCTCCACCGTCCCGTCCGAGACCGAGGGCTGGCGGCGCACGACGGGGGTGAGCCCGGCGGCGCGCAGCATCCGCTGCAGCACGATGTTGTGGATGGACCACCAGAACGGGATGGCGACCTTGCGCCCGGCGAGCTGCTCGATCCGGTCGAGGGAGCGGTGCACGGTCAGCGCGGAGCCGTTGGTGTGGTTCCACGCCAGCACCCGGCACGCGGTACCCATCGAGTAGCGCAGCTGCACCGCGAACGGCAGCAGCAGGTGCACCACGTCGACCTGGCGGGTCAGGAACGCTTCGGCCAGCGAGGCCCAGCTGCGGAACTTCACGGGACGTTGCGCCCCGGTGCCGTGGGCGTCGAGCAGTCCGCTGCCGTGCGCGACGAGCAGCGGCGCGGCGTCGGTGATCGGCAGG
This window of the Saccharopolyspora gloriosae genome carries:
- a CDS encoding ABC transporter permease gives rise to the protein MTATSPRGAEETAPQSSTDGRLLHRAGPPLVAVLVAVALWWLVTDVLTGDRLLSSFAPQHAVPAVGELLARGVLLPDVAASLWRLLLGMLIAAVIGIPVGLLVGSLDVVERATRPVFQFLRMISPLSWAPIAVAVFGIGHRPVTFLVAAAAVWPIVLNTAAGVHAVSPGHLQVARSLGASRFEVLTSVVLPTARGHVLTGLRLALGIAWVVLVPAEMLGVDSGLGYQILNSRDQLAYDQVMAVILVIGVLGYALDALARTVLRPRRG
- a CDS encoding ABC transporter substrate-binding protein, encoding MSSSWSRRSLLLGAGALGAAAGIGATADLGLHAAQHRDASSAAMRIGYLPITDAAPLLVAHGSGLLDAHGTGAQRPVKFRSWASLAEAFLTRQVDVVHLLLPFAVQLRYSMGTACRVLAWNHTNGSALTVHRSLDRIEQLAGRKVAIPFWWSIHNIVLQRMLRAAGLTPVVRRQPSVSDGTVELVVMSPSDMVPALDNGSVGGFIVADPFNAIAEIKGVGRILRFVGDVWRDHACCVVLAHEDFVRAAPDRVQGLVDALALSQLGLARDRQAGAKALTGGKYLPQPLKAVTKALNYPPTDYVERGALRHPGWAGQRIGFQPFPFPGFTAELVASMRDTVVDGDTGFLTGLRPEEVHGQLVDDRFVRSSLDRFGGPGAFGLPDSLLRREEVNPA